The nucleotide window ATTGAATGCTCAATACCTCAGTAGCTCGGGTTATCCAGATCCTCCACGGGAAAGGCAGCTTCGAAGCCGTTCCATTCTGGTAGTTTTGCAGGCGGCAAAGGAAGTATTTTATCAAGATCGGGGAATCGCAAGTCTGGATTAACCTTCAACGCCTCGAAAATAAGCCAATACCGTCGAGAACGTTCAACATCGATCGTGATTCCTAGTTGCTCGAATTTTTCCTTGTGTTCTCTTGTGGATCTAAACCTCCCCCCTCCTCGAATATGAAACTCATGCCCGACGCACAGCTTTCACACCCGAGCCGAACGCCTTGCTGATAGATCTTGATGCCATCGGCGTAGGCTCCACGTGCCATCGATATGATACCTAAACTAGCCGCTGCGGGAGCATGACCCTGTTCGAAAGCGCAGCGAAGCATCATTTCCTCATCTAGCGGTCTCTTTGCTCGACCATAAGCGTCGGCCAGAGCCATTTGCGCCTCTGGACTTCCCAGCTCGGCAGCCCGACGATAGTATGCCCAAGCAATGACATCGCTTTGCTTTGCACCTCCGTATCCGTATTCGTACGCCACTCCTAGATCGTAGAAACCCCAGGGCTGGCCCGCTGCCACTGCCGTCCTGGTTATGGCAACAGCCTTATCGGCATCAGGCGACAATACATTATTTTCCGGAAGAGGACCAAGACCTTCCCGATAAAAGCTTGCTAATAATGCTCGAGCACCCCAGTCGCCTGCTTCCGCCGCAGCCTTGACATCAGAAAGTATTCGCGTTGCTTCAGATTTAGAAAGCTTCCATTCGATTTTGCTTCGCCACAGTTTGCGGGCCTCGATATATGCCCCATAAACCTCTGGAGCGCGCGAACGCGGCATATGATTTCTCCATTGACCACACCGCGGCGGCGGATCAAGAATCTCGAAAATTCGAATTCCATCAGGCAATTTATCCATATTTGATGTTTTTCCTAGAAGAGTATAGAACACTGCGGTAAATGCAGCGACTAAAATGATCAACCGTAGGCATATTGTTTTGTTTTTATTCATGTCAGATAAGCGGTTGGCCAGGTTTTCTATCGACATGAAAATTCACAATTTGGCAGA belongs to Pseudoduganella albidiflava and includes:
- a CDS encoding DUF6396 domain-containing protein yields the protein MCVGHEFHIRGGGRFRSTREHKEKFEQLGITIDVERSRRYWLIFEALKVNPDLRFPDLDKILPLPPAKLPEWNGFEAAFPVEDLDNPSY
- a CDS encoding tetratricopeptide repeat protein, which codes for MSIENLANRLSDMNKNKTICLRLIILVAAFTAVFYTLLGKTSNMDKLPDGIRIFEILDPPPRCGQWRNHMPRSRAPEVYGAYIEARKLWRSKIEWKLSKSEATRILSDVKAAAEAGDWGARALLASFYREGLGPLPENNVLSPDADKAVAITRTAVAAGQPWGFYDLGVAYEYGYGGAKQSDVIAWAYYRRAAELGSPEAQMALADAYGRAKRPLDEEMMLRCAFEQGHAPAAASLGIISMARGAYADGIKIYQQGVRLGCESCASGMSFIFEEGGGLDPQENTRKNSSN